A genome region from Anastrepha obliqua isolate idAnaObli1 chromosome 4, idAnaObli1_1.0, whole genome shotgun sequence includes the following:
- the LOC129244287 gene encoding putative mediator of RNA polymerase II transcription subunit 24, with protein MLLQWSTSKVDGAVLYNNDNYADAFYQDANYYDSFANAENDVGSSDAEQAFMQQGRMDNAQVEEGQDEPVQQLDNLQTGAEREQDAGEQDRLSEMEKADRLGMTDDEATHPKREISDNHYSQRYGQEQRSAYVCHGQTPEQQARLDAAVKDTKDTIEHVTLLIKRMREHAVAIVKEINELEGDFLGACQDERSKAANPTNPTNPTNPKRPPQSKASCKEVFGHRGDNSSGVGYIDVTGGFKRIDTDGDNNNNQNKLIYLSTNNRNDNDNENTNNLAPTNGQRGDYSNSGNNQNVNTNAKSNSTGASTKARILINEFGMPIKSDASDLPPSEFLEQAQFAVHAWKNQIEECKRLLDEQISRAAQHQPTDNVDGPVTNVQHIIKIIRAPEETEDAREDDVAPSADAATTAVRSTKENSNTDNNNNNNNNYFNDDNPAALKARSGMAAALKNDDKADNKLAISDDSAKAEVNSDNKNDADGDVNDSTNNKRNEDAKKCRSDDDKKHRAVPPLLSVLQGMGF; from the coding sequence ATGCTACTGCAGTGGTCCACCAGCAAGGTCGATGGCGCGGTACTCTACAACAACGACAACTACGCCGACGCTTTTTATCAAGACGCGAATTATTACGACTCGTTTGCGAATGCAGAGAATGATGTGGGCAGCTCAGATGCCGAGCAAGCATTCATGCAACAGGGCCGAATGGACAATGCGCAAGTTGAAGAAGGCCAAGATGAGCCAGTTCAACAACTAGATAATCTACAAACCGGTGCAGAGAGGGAGCAAGATGCGGGCGAACAGGATAGACTATCTGAGATGGAGAAAGCAGATCGGCTTGGTATGACGGACGATGAAGCAACGCATCCGAAACGTGAGATAAGCGACAACCACTACTCACAACGCTATGGCCAGGAACAGCGGTCGGCATACGTGTGCCACGGACAAACGCCCGAACAGCAAGCACGTTTGGATGCGGCGGTGAAGGACACCAAGGATACGATTGAGCATGTGACGTTGTTGATAAAGCGCATGCGCGAACATGCAGTGGCGATTGTAAAAGAGATAAACGAACTGGAGGGAGATTTTTTGGGTGCTTGTCAGGACGAACGATCCAAGGCTGCTAATCCGACTAATCCGACAAATCCAACTAATCCAAAAAGGCCGCCGCAGAGTAAGGCTAGTTGTAAAGAGGTATTTGGCCATCGCGGCGATAATTCGTCTGGCGTGGGCTATATTGATGTTACTGGCGGTTTTAAGCGCATTGACACTGAcggtgacaacaacaacaatcaaaatAAACTAATCTATTTGAGCACCAACAATCgcaatgataatgacaatgaaAACACCAACAATCTGGCGCCAACAAATGGACAACGCGGCGATTACAGCAACAGCGGCAACAATCAAAACGTCAATACGAACGCCAAGTCAAATTCAACAGGAGCGTCCACTAAGGCACGCATACTTATCAACGAATTCGGTATGCCAATAAAAAGTGACGCATCTGATTTGCCACCCAGCGAATTCCTAGAACAAGCGCAGTTTGCCGTGCACGCATGGAAGAACCAGATCGAGGAGTGCAAGCGATTGCTCGACGAACAGATTTCTCGTGCAGCGCAGCACCAGCCAACCGATAACGTTGATGGCCCCGTAACGAACGTTCAACATATCATAAAAATCATTAGAGCACCGGAAGAGACAGAGGATGCGCGCGAAGATGATGTCGCACCGTCGGCGGATGCTGCGACAACAGCTGTGCGTAGCACTAAAGAAAATAGCAATaccgataataataataataataacaataactacTTCAACGATGACAATCCTGCTGCGTTGAAAGCAAGAAGTGGCATGGCGGCTGCGCTCAAAAATGACGACAAAGCCGACAATAAGCTCGCGATTTCTGATGATAGTGCGAAGGCTGAAGTGAATAGCGATAACAAAAACGATGCCGATGGCGATGTTAACGACAGCACAAATAATAAACGCAACGAGGATGCGAAAAAGTGTCGCAGCGATGACGACAAGAAGCACAGAGCTGTACCGCCGCTCCTGAGTGTGCTGCAGGGCATGGGATTTTAG
- the LOC129245700 gene encoding trypsin alpha-like: MFKFVILLSAITCALGATEPEGLVPQLDGRIVGGAATTISTFPWQISLQRSGSHSCGGSIYSANIIVTAAHCLQSVTASVLKVRAGSTYWNSGGVLIQVSAFKNHESYSSSSYNNDIAVIRLASSLSFSSSIKAISLASSAPAHGAAAAVSGWGTLTYGASSLPSKLQYVDTNIVSLSKCASSSYGYGSQVKGAMICAAASGKDACQGDSGGPLVSGGVLVGVVSWGYGCAYSNYPGVYSDVAALSSWVVSAASSV; this comes from the coding sequence ATGTTCAAGTTCGTGATTCTATTGTCGGCAATTACCTGCGCACTAGGTGCAACTGAGCCTGAGGGTCTCGTCCCGCAATTGGATGGACGTATTGTCGGTGGTGCTGCTACAACCATCAGCACCTTCCCATGGCAAATATCCTTGCAGCGTTCGGGCTCTCATTCTTGCGGTGGATCGATTTACAGCGCTAACATCATTGTAACCGCTGCTCACTGTTTGCAATCGGTTACCGCTTCCGTGCTGAAGGTCCGCGCTGGTTCGACATACTGGAACTCCGGCGGTGTATTAATACAGGTCTCCGCATTCAAGAATCACGAATCTTACTCCTCCAGCTCCTATAACAACGATATTGCCGTTATCCGTTTGGCCTCTTCACTTTCGTTCAGCTCATCCATCAAAGCCATCTCTCTGGCTAGCTCTGCACCTGCACATGGCGCCGCTGCTGCTGTGTCCGGCTGGGGTACTCTAACATACGGTGCATCATCCTTGCCCAGCAAATTGCAGTATGTCGATACGAACATTGTCAGTTTGTCTAAGTGCGCTTCGAGTTCCTATGGCTATGGTAGCCAAGTTAAAGGCGCCATGATCTGTGCTGCTGCCTCCGGCAAAGACGCTTGCCAGGGTGATTCTGGTGGCCCATTGGTATCTGGTGGAGTGTTGGTTGGTGTTGTATCCTGGGGTTACGGTTGTGCATACTCCAACTATCCCGGTGTGTACTCTGACGTGGCTGCTCTTAGTTCGTGGGTGGTTAGCGCCGCTAGCTCAGTTTAA